One segment of Salvelinus alpinus chromosome 1, SLU_Salpinus.1, whole genome shotgun sequence DNA contains the following:
- the baxb gene encoding BCL2 associated X, apoptosis regulator b: MACVETSDYRVGEVLLNRVMQEQLDEVSSDVLVVVSTETQEVESDQEQKIVSQLAMMIRTIGDAVKKDGKLDDAIDGMVGKMTSKTSYWKLVEKVFEDSQITWERIAVLFYVAGRIAVKVVIANIPQLVKDILKWTLEYFRNKLLDWIQKHGGWMNSFAELARVQVEKMSSMNAWSSGIILVFLGGVILGSVITWKLARRT; this comes from the exons ATGGCGTGTGTAGAGACATCAG ATTACAGAGTAGGAGAGGTCCTGCTGAATAG AGTGATGCAGGAGCAGCTGGATGAGGTGTCATCAGACGTCCTGGTAGTGGTCTCCACAGAAACCCAGGAGGTGGAGAGTGATCAGGAGCAGAAGATTGTCTCACAGCTAGCCATGATGATACGGACCATCGGAGACGCCGTCAAGAAGGACGGGAAGCTGGACGA TGCGATAGATGGAATGGTGGGGAAAATGACCAGCAAGACCAGCTACTGGAAGTTGGTAGAAAAGGTATTTGAGGACAGTCAAATCACCTGGGAGAGAATTGCTGTGCTGTTTTACGTAGCAGGGAGGATAGCTGTCAAG GTGGTGATTGCTAACATCCCCCAGTTAGTGAAGGACATTCTGAAGTGGACTCTGGAGTACTTCAGAAACAAATTACTGGATTGGATCCAGAAACATGGAGGATGG ATGAACAGTTTTGCTGAGCTGGCACGTGTGCAGGTGGAGAAGATGTCCTCTATGAACGCCTGGTCCTCAGGGATCATCCTGGTCTTCCTCGGAGGTGTCATACTGGGTAGTGTTATCACCTGGAAACTGGCCAGGaggacctga